Proteins co-encoded in one Deltaproteobacteria bacterium genomic window:
- the rpmF gene encoding 50S ribosomal protein L32, whose product MPNPVKRHSRTRRNKRRSHDFLKPSQASACPQCSEPKLPHHVCQNCGTYKGRQVIPVEKIS is encoded by the coding sequence ATGCCAAATCCAGTTAAACGACATTCGAGAACAAGGAGAAACAAGAGGAGGTCTCACGATTTTCTCAAGCCCTCACAGGCTTCTGCGTGTCCGCAGTGCAGTGAACCGAAGCTGCCTCATCATGTCTGCCAAAACTGCGGAACGTATAAAGGGCGACAGGTGATTCCGGTTGAAAAGATCTCATAA
- a CDS encoding acyl carrier protein produces the protein MMKLEERVVEIIIEHLDVTKEECVPEASFIDDLGADSLDLVELIMEMEENFGLQISDEELEKIRTIQDVIDFLRSKGVT, from the coding sequence TTGATGAAACTCGAAGAAAGGGTTGTTGAAATTATTATTGAACATCTGGATGTCACAAAAGAAGAATGTGTGCCGGAGGCATCCTTTATAGATGATTTGGGAGCCGATTCCCTCGACTTGGTCGAGTTGATCATGGAAATGGAAGAAAATTTCGGATTGCAAATCTCCGATGAAGAGCTGGAAAAAATCCGTACAATACAAGATGTGATTGATTTTCTCAGGAGTAAAGGGGTAACATAA
- the fabF gene encoding beta-ketoacyl-ACP synthase II encodes MRGKDIPVKRRIVITGVGAVTPLGNSVEDTWKEICKGKSGIGKITKFDSTGYATKIAGELKNFDTRNFVSKKELRKFDDFIIYALAATEMALADSELDINKKNAERVGVIIGSAIGGLATMEREKEAILRGGPRKMSPFAIPAVLANLGAGHVSIRFGAKGPINCTATACSSGTNAIGDAMRIISGNYADVMIAGGVDAAISPLCVAGFNAMRAISVRNDQPEKASRPFDRDRDGFVIGEGCGIVILEELTKALNRNARIYAEVVGYGSTSDAYHMAIPPPGHEGAARCMSAALHDAHMSPGDIDYINCHGTSTPPNDLYETQAIKNVFGNHAAKLAVSSTKSMTGHLLGAAGGVEAIFSALSITEGIIPPTINLDNPAPECDLDYVPHTARKKAIKTVMSNTFGFGGVNAVLILKKFDEH; translated from the coding sequence ATGCGAGGAAAAGATATTCCTGTCAAAAGAAGGATCGTCATAACAGGAGTCGGTGCAGTAACGCCCCTTGGCAACTCTGTCGAGGATACTTGGAAGGAAATCTGCAAGGGAAAATCAGGGATTGGAAAAATCACAAAATTCGATAGTACCGGATATGCAACAAAGATTGCCGGTGAACTGAAGAATTTCGATACCCGCAATTTTGTAAGCAAAAAAGAGCTTCGCAAGTTTGATGACTTCATTATTTATGCACTGGCAGCCACCGAGATGGCCTTGGCAGACTCGGAACTGGACATTAATAAAAAAAATGCTGAACGGGTTGGCGTAATCATAGGATCAGCTATCGGGGGCCTTGCAACCATGGAAAGAGAAAAAGAAGCAATCCTCCGTGGCGGTCCCAGAAAAATGTCGCCGTTTGCCATCCCTGCTGTTCTTGCAAATCTTGGCGCCGGCCATGTGTCGATCAGATTTGGAGCCAAAGGACCCATAAACTGCACCGCTACTGCCTGCTCTTCCGGTACCAACGCCATCGGGGATGCCATGAGAATCATCTCCGGCAACTATGCCGATGTTATGATCGCGGGAGGTGTTGATGCAGCAATTTCACCCCTCTGTGTAGCCGGGTTCAACGCAATGAGGGCGATATCTGTCAGAAATGATCAGCCTGAAAAAGCAAGCCGTCCCTTTGACAGAGATAGAGATGGTTTTGTTATCGGAGAGGGATGTGGAATTGTGATTCTGGAGGAATTAACCAAAGCACTCAACAGAAATGCCAGAATATATGCGGAAGTGGTCGGTTATGGATCGACCAGTGACGCCTACCACATGGCAATACCTCCTCCAGGACATGAAGGAGCGGCCAGATGCATGTCCGCTGCCCTGCACGATGCGCACATGAGTCCCGGCGACATCGACTACATAAATTGCCACGGCACATCAACACCGCCGAATGACCTCTACGAAACACAGGCTATCAAAAATGTCTTTGGTAATCACGCTGCGAAACTTGCTGTCAGCTCTACAAAATCCATGACCGGTCATCTTTTAGGGGCCGCAGGTGGTGTGGAGGCAATTTTTTCAGCACTCTCCATCACCGAAGGCATTATCCCACCAACCATAAATCTGGATAACCCTGCTCCTGAATGCGATCTCGATTATGTTCCCCATACGGCACGTAAAAAGGCTATTAAAACAGTTATGTCCAATACGTTCGGTTTTGGCGGGGTTAACGCCGTATTGATACTCAAGAAATTTGATGAACATTGA
- the rpiB gene encoding ribose 5-phosphate isomerase B: protein MARIIIGSDHAGFLLKEAIKQYLADKGYALTDVGTDSTEPVDYPDFAAKVANRVSAGGFDRGILVCGSGAGMTIVANKFPHIRAALCLDEETARLSRLHNDTNILVLAGRRTDTELAKSITQMWLNTEFEGGRHQKRIDKIREIESRLSGKT, encoded by the coding sequence ATGGCCAGGATAATTATCGGTTCTGATCACGCAGGTTTTTTATTGAAAGAGGCAATAAAACAGTACCTTGCCGACAAGGGATATGCATTAACTGACGTCGGTACTGACAGTACAGAGCCTGTTGATTATCCGGACTTCGCCGCCAAAGTGGCCAATAGGGTTTCAGCCGGAGGATTTGACCGGGGGATCCTGGTATGTGGTTCCGGCGCCGGTATGACCATTGTTGCAAACAAATTCCCCCATATCAGAGCAGCTTTATGCCTTGATGAAGAGACGGCCCGCCTGAGCAGACTGCATAATGATACAAACATCCTCGTCCTTGCCGGCAGGCGGACAGATACAGAATTAGCAAAATCAATTACTCAGATGTGGTTGAATACAGAATTTGAAGGTGGTCGCCATCAGAAGCGTATCGATAAAATCAGGGAAATAGAATCACGACTTTCAGGCAAGACCTGA
- a CDS encoding cytidine/deoxycytidylate deaminase family protein, producing the protein MAKTVPPETEASDKRNRRPTWDVYFMDIADLVSKRSTCLRRSVGAVLVKDRRVLATGYNGAPSGLHHCLDVGCLREQLGVPSGERHELCRGLHAEQNAIIQAALHGVSVNGSTLYCTNHPCIICAKMIINAGIITVVAKADYRDKLAEDILEEAGVEVSRI; encoded by the coding sequence ATGGCCAAGACGGTACCTCCAGAAACAGAAGCCAGCGACAAAAGAAACCGGCGGCCGACATGGGATGTATATTTCATGGATATTGCCGACCTCGTCTCGAAACGGTCCACATGTCTGAGACGAAGCGTTGGCGCTGTTCTCGTAAAGGATCGAAGGGTATTGGCTACAGGCTACAATGGCGCCCCATCAGGCCTTCATCATTGCCTGGATGTGGGGTGTTTGCGGGAACAGTTAGGTGTCCCTTCCGGTGAACGTCACGAACTTTGCCGGGGACTTCACGCTGAGCAAAACGCCATTATTCAGGCTGCTCTTCATGGAGTAAGTGTAAACGGTTCGACCCTCTACTGTACCAATCACCCCTGTATCATATGCGCCAAGATGATCATCAACGCAGGGATCATCACGGTAGTTGCAAAGGCAGATTACAGGGATAAATTAGCGGAAGATATATTAGAGGAAGCCGGTGTTGAGGTGTCTCGGATATGA
- the nrdR gene encoding transcriptional regulator NrdR — MKCPFCANAENRVIDSRISKDGDAIRRRRECISCGKRFTTYEFVEEVLPMVVKKDGRREPFDRTKIRSGIKKACEKRPISTDAIESIVERIEQRCQEYQDKEIPSSVVGEQVMKELQNLDGVAYVRFASVYREFRDVSDFLEELKDLLSVKKDESK, encoded by the coding sequence ATGAAGTGTCCTTTTTGTGCAAATGCAGAGAACAGGGTTATTGACTCCCGGATCAGCAAAGACGGCGATGCAATCCGGAGACGGCGCGAGTGCATCTCCTGCGGAAAACGATTCACAACATACGAATTTGTGGAAGAAGTTCTCCCGATGGTGGTCAAAAAGGATGGCCGGAGAGAACCATTCGATAGGACAAAGATACGTTCCGGAATCAAGAAAGCCTGTGAAAAGCGCCCCATCAGTACGGATGCAATTGAAAGCATCGTGGAGAGAATTGAGCAGCGCTGCCAGGAGTATCAGGATAAAGAAATCCCCTCGTCCGTTGTCGGAGAGCAGGTTATGAAAGAACTCCAAAACTTAGACGGCGTTGCCTACGTTCGGTTCGCATCGGTATACAGAGAGTTTCGTGACGTAAGTGATTTTTTGGAGGAACTCAAGGACCTCCTGAGTGTAAAAAAAGACGAATCCAAATAA
- a CDS encoding riboflavin synthase, translating into MFTGIIENAGAVKRITRKGEDALLVIDTSLNLDDIKVGDSIAVNGACLTVTQKTDRSFSADVSAETLARTNLKLLKSGDRVNLEKSLRMNSFLGGHLVLGHVDGLGKIQEKINKANSLQFGLEIDTELGRYIVEKGSVAVDGISLTVNRCEKNRFYVNIIPHTARNTTLEFKKVADLVNIETDIIGKYVEKFLNPGKGIDMNFLAEHGFLK; encoded by the coding sequence ATGTTCACAGGAATTATAGAAAACGCGGGGGCAGTTAAGCGGATAACGAGGAAGGGAGAAGATGCCCTTCTTGTTATCGATACGTCCTTGAATTTAGATGACATAAAAGTTGGTGACAGCATTGCTGTTAACGGCGCCTGTCTCACAGTAACTCAGAAAACGGACAGGAGCTTTTCTGCAGACGTATCTGCGGAAACCCTTGCCAGGACAAATCTTAAGTTGCTGAAGTCAGGAGACAGGGTAAACCTGGAAAAATCCTTGCGGATGAACAGTTTTTTAGGAGGGCATCTTGTCCTCGGCCATGTTGATGGACTGGGTAAGATTCAGGAAAAAATTAATAAAGCCAATTCACTCCAGTTCGGTCTGGAAATTGATACAGAATTAGGCCGATACATCGTAGAAAAGGGGTCAGTCGCTGTTGATGGGATAAGTTTAACGGTAAATCGCTGTGAAAAAAATAGATTTTATGTTAATATCATTCCCCACACAGCCCGGAACACAACATTGGAATTTAAAAAAGTGGCTGATCTGGTTAATATTGAAACCGATATCATCGGGAAATATGTGGAGAAATTCCTCAACCCAGGGAAAGGAATTGATATGAATTTCCTTGCGGAGCACGGATTTTTAAAATAA
- a CDS encoding bifunctional 3,4-dihydroxy-2-butanone-4-phosphate synthase/GTP cyclohydrolase II, with protein sequence MGVSTIKEAIVDIKSGKMVILVDDEDRENEGDLCMAAEFVAPEAVNFMAKYGRGLICMSLSEDLADRLNLHPMVSDNRSSFGTAFTVSIEAKRGVTTGISAADRATTIRTAVADDVTPDDIVSPGHVFPIRAKKGGVLVRTGQTEGSVDLARLAGLKPAGVICEIMKDDGTMARMPDLETFAKKHGLKIVTIADLIQFRMQHESLIRRAASATIPTRYGGTFKLIVYENDVDNMQHVAMVKGDIEPEDEVLVRVHSECLTGDVFGSERCDCGYQLHTAMKMVGEAGKGVIVYMHQEGRGIGLVNKIRAYELQERGKDTVEANISLGFKADLRDYGIGAQILADLGVRKMKLMTNNPKKIVGLEGYGITITERVPIEIKPNESNIKYLTTKKKKMGHLLEV encoded by the coding sequence ATGGGTGTAAGTACGATAAAAGAAGCCATAGTAGATATTAAAAGCGGTAAAATGGTTATCTTAGTGGACGATGAAGACAGAGAAAACGAAGGCGATCTGTGCATGGCAGCGGAATTTGTTGCGCCGGAGGCCGTTAACTTCATGGCCAAATACGGCAGGGGACTCATATGCATGTCTCTCAGTGAAGACTTAGCTGACAGGCTGAATCTTCACCCTATGGTATCGGATAACCGGTCCAGTTTCGGAACCGCCTTTACCGTATCTATAGAAGCCAAGCGTGGTGTAACAACGGGTATTTCCGCTGCTGACAGGGCTACAACGATACGGACAGCCGTTGCAGACGACGTCACTCCCGATGACATCGTCAGCCCGGGACATGTTTTCCCCATACGTGCGAAAAAAGGCGGTGTACTGGTAAGAACCGGTCAGACCGAAGGTTCCGTGGATCTTGCACGATTAGCCGGGTTGAAACCCGCCGGTGTAATCTGTGAAATCATGAAGGACGACGGTACCATGGCCCGGATGCCCGACCTGGAGACCTTCGCAAAAAAACATGGGCTGAAGATAGTAACTATCGCTGATCTCATCCAATTCAGAATGCAACACGAATCCCTGATCAGGAGGGCGGCTTCCGCTACAATTCCCACCCGCTACGGGGGCACATTCAAACTCATTGTTTACGAAAATGATGTAGATAACATGCAGCATGTTGCCATGGTCAAGGGAGATATTGAGCCGGAAGACGAGGTACTGGTGAGGGTTCATTCAGAATGCCTGACCGGTGACGTCTTCGGATCAGAGAGGTGCGACTGCGGCTACCAACTCCATACAGCCATGAAGATGGTGGGAGAGGCGGGAAAAGGCGTCATCGTTTATATGCATCAGGAAGGCAGGGGTATTGGCCTTGTTAATAAAATCAGGGCCTACGAATTGCAGGAACGCGGGAAGGATACCGTTGAGGCCAATATCTCACTCGGGTTCAAGGCGGACTTACGAGACTATGGTATCGGCGCTCAGATACTTGCCGATCTGGGTGTCAGAAAGATGAAACTCATGACCAACAATCCGAAAAAAATTGTAGGGCTCGAAGGGTACGGTATAACCATTACCGAACGCGTTCCCATTGAGATAAAACCTAATGAGAGTAACATTAAATATTTGACAACAAAAAAGAAAAAGATGGGGCATTTATTAGAAGTATAG
- the ribE gene encoding 6,7-dimethyl-8-ribityllumazine synthase, giving the protein MPRIIEGKLIAKGMKFGIVASRFNDFICGRLIEGAIDALTRAGADEKDIQIYKVPGAFELPVIAKKLAKSARFDAIICLGAVIRGATPHFEYISAEVTKGIASVGLETEIPISFGVLTTDTIEQAIERAGTKAGNKGWDAAMSAIEMVDLFRKL; this is encoded by the coding sequence ATGCCAAGGATAATAGAAGGAAAGCTTATAGCCAAGGGAATGAAGTTTGGCATTGTCGCCAGTCGATTTAACGATTTCATCTGCGGAAGGTTGATTGAGGGCGCCATCGATGCCCTGACAAGGGCAGGTGCGGATGAAAAAGACATCCAGATTTATAAGGTTCCCGGTGCATTTGAGTTACCCGTAATAGCCAAAAAGCTTGCAAAAAGCGCACGGTTTGATGCGATTATTTGTCTTGGCGCGGTAATCAGGGGAGCTACACCCCATTTTGAATACATCAGCGCCGAGGTCACCAAGGGGATAGCGAGCGTTGGTCTGGAAACGGAGATACCAATATCCTTCGGTGTACTGACGACAGACACTATTGAACAGGCTATTGAAAGGGCGGGAACCAAAGCAGGCAACAAGGGATGGGATGCCGCCATGTCAGCCATAGAAATGGTAGATCTCTTCAGGAAATTATAG
- the nusB gene encoding transcription antitermination factor NusB, which produces MHQRRKAREVALQVLYELDILNIDSKEAVSLFWDNFEAPEESRKFSTLLIEGTWGNREQIDILISSCSEHWSLARMSRVDKNILRMAVYELIHCPDIPPKVTLNEAIDLGKLYGSENSGSFINGILDAVYLKLYKEDTNQNINGIAGSSDS; this is translated from the coding sequence ATGCATCAAAGAAGAAAGGCAAGAGAGGTTGCCTTACAGGTTCTTTACGAGCTTGATATCCTGAATATCGATTCCAAAGAGGCGGTTTCGCTTTTCTGGGACAACTTTGAAGCGCCGGAAGAGTCCAGAAAATTCTCTACCCTTTTGATCGAAGGTACCTGGGGTAACAGAGAGCAAATAGACATCCTCATAAGCAGTTGTTCCGAACACTGGTCGCTTGCACGGATGTCAAGAGTAGATAAAAATATCCTCCGCATGGCCGTTTACGAGCTTATACACTGTCCTGATATACCCCCCAAGGTCACACTGAACGAGGCTATAGATTTAGGGAAATTGTACGGCTCTGAAAATTCCGGTTCTTTTATAAACGGTATTCTCGATGCCGTATACCTGAAATTATACAAAGAAGATACGAATCAAAACATCAACGGAATCGCCGGAAGTTCCGATTCATAG
- the leuS gene encoding leucine--tRNA ligase — MEKKYKPQELEKKWQTIWEDRGVFKVTEDPDKKKYYLLEMFPYPSGRIHIGHVRNYTIGDVVARYKRMNGYNVLHPMGWDSFGMPAENAAIEHGIHPATWTNENIAYMKNQLKEMGFSYDWDRELSTCEPEYYRWEQLFFLWMYAKGLAYKKSSIVNWCQNCKTVLANEQVEAGQCWRCSEEVEEKYLDQWFFRITAYAEELLAYLDKLPGWPERVITMQKNWIGKSYGCDIFFPMADGNGMIQVFTTRQDTVYGATFMLVAAELPLVMELVKGKPIENEVREFVEKVKKQDKLMRTSEYYEKEGVFLDAYCLNPVTKKKMPIYATNFVVAEYGTGCVMAVPTHDQRDFEFAKKFNLPLIVVIQPPKKPLNIHTMTQAYVEEGNLINSAQFNGMENTKALDAIAEYLESIGRGKKTIQYRLRDWGISRQRYWGAPIPIIYCDNCGTVPVPEAGLPVILPRDVELTGEGGTPLARHKAFVETSCPQCGSAAKRETDTMDTFVESSWYFDRFCSPDYAEKPGLDRQKVLYWMPVDQYIGGIEHAILHLLYSRFYTKVLRDYGVLDYDEPFTNLLTQGMVCKETMRCKEHGYLFPEEVKEGKCVRCQSDVMIGKSEKMSKSLKNVVDPDYLIKNYGADTVRMFCLFAAPPEKDLEWSDQGIEGSFRFLNREWRIVIDYLNDIRDVTSFDGKQALEGELKNLRRKTHQTIRKVTRDIEDRFHFNTAISAVMELVNALYLIERPAKKDSTALSVIREAIETIIILLAPIVPHITEELWTALGYESNLADIPWPVYDHEVAAEEEITIVIQINGKVRSRMVVPADEDGEKIKALALSDEKIIGFISGKKVLREIYVPKKLVNIVVQ; from the coding sequence ATGGAAAAAAAGTATAAGCCCCAGGAACTTGAAAAAAAGTGGCAAACAATCTGGGAAGACAGGGGTGTTTTCAAGGTTACGGAAGACCCTGATAAAAAAAAGTACTACCTTCTGGAGATGTTTCCCTATCCATCCGGGAGAATTCACATCGGTCATGTGAGAAACTACACAATCGGTGATGTTGTAGCGCGATACAAGCGGATGAACGGATACAATGTCCTGCATCCCATGGGTTGGGATTCTTTTGGCATGCCCGCGGAAAACGCGGCCATTGAACATGGAATTCATCCGGCAACGTGGACAAATGAAAACATTGCCTATATGAAAAACCAGCTCAAAGAGATGGGGTTCAGCTATGATTGGGATAGAGAACTTTCCACCTGTGAACCTGAGTATTACCGCTGGGAGCAACTGTTTTTTCTCTGGATGTACGCCAAAGGACTCGCCTATAAGAAAAGTTCTATCGTAAACTGGTGTCAAAACTGTAAAACGGTTCTGGCAAATGAGCAGGTAGAAGCCGGTCAGTGCTGGAGATGCTCCGAGGAGGTCGAGGAAAAATATCTCGATCAGTGGTTTTTCCGTATTACTGCCTATGCCGAAGAACTCCTTGCCTATTTAGACAAGCTTCCCGGATGGCCTGAAAGGGTCATCACCATGCAGAAAAACTGGATAGGCAAAAGCTATGGTTGCGACATTTTTTTCCCTATGGCTGACGGCAATGGCATGATCCAGGTCTTCACAACGAGGCAGGACACTGTATATGGAGCAACGTTTATGCTGGTTGCTGCCGAACTTCCCCTCGTTATGGAACTGGTTAAGGGAAAACCGATCGAAAATGAAGTCAGGGAATTTGTGGAAAAGGTCAAAAAGCAGGACAAGTTGATGAGGACCTCGGAATATTATGAAAAAGAGGGTGTTTTCTTAGACGCCTACTGCCTCAATCCGGTAACAAAGAAAAAGATGCCCATCTATGCTACAAACTTCGTTGTTGCAGAGTACGGAACGGGTTGTGTCATGGCAGTCCCCACCCATGACCAGCGGGATTTTGAATTCGCGAAAAAATTCAATCTTCCCCTCATTGTGGTCATACAGCCACCCAAAAAGCCTCTCAACATCCACACCATGACGCAAGCTTACGTTGAGGAAGGAAATCTCATTAACTCAGCGCAATTCAACGGTATGGAAAACACGAAGGCCCTTGATGCGATCGCAGAATATCTGGAATCTATCGGTCGGGGCAAAAAAACGATACAGTATCGTTTGAGAGACTGGGGCATTTCCCGGCAGCGATACTGGGGGGCTCCGATTCCCATTATTTACTGCGATAATTGCGGCACTGTACCGGTGCCCGAAGCCGGCCTTCCCGTCATTTTGCCACGTGACGTGGAGCTGACAGGAGAGGGGGGAACTCCACTTGCAAGGCACAAAGCATTTGTGGAAACCTCATGCCCGCAGTGCGGCAGCGCGGCAAAGCGAGAAACCGATACTATGGACACGTTCGTCGAATCTTCCTGGTACTTTGACCGTTTCTGCTCCCCCGACTATGCCGAGAAACCCGGGCTTGACAGACAAAAGGTCCTCTACTGGATGCCGGTGGATCAGTATATCGGCGGGATTGAACACGCCATCCTCCATCTCCTTTATTCACGATTCTACACAAAGGTGCTGAGAGATTATGGTGTCCTGGATTATGATGAACCCTTTACCAACCTTCTGACCCAGGGCATGGTCTGCAAAGAGACGATGCGCTGCAAAGAGCATGGTTATCTCTTTCCCGAAGAGGTGAAGGAAGGAAAATGCGTTCGATGCCAGAGTGACGTCATGATCGGTAAATCTGAAAAGATGTCCAAATCCCTGAAAAACGTCGTCGACCCCGATTACCTGATCAAAAACTACGGCGCCGACACGGTCAGGATGTTCTGTCTCTTTGCGGCGCCCCCGGAAAAGGACCTGGAGTGGAGTGATCAGGGAATCGAAGGATCATTCCGCTTTCTTAACAGGGAATGGCGAATTGTAATAGATTACCTCAATGATATCCGTGATGTTACGTCCTTCGATGGAAAGCAAGCACTCGAAGGAGAATTGAAAAACCTGAGGCGAAAAACCCATCAGACGATCAGGAAAGTTACCCGTGATATTGAGGATCGCTTCCACTTTAATACGGCCATAAGCGCCGTCATGGAGCTGGTGAACGCCCTGTACCTGATCGAGCGGCCGGCGAAGAAAGACTCAACGGCACTGTCCGTCATCAGGGAGGCCATCGAAACGATCATCATATTACTGGCGCCCATTGTTCCTCACATAACCGAAGAACTCTGGACGGCACTGGGTTATGAAAGCAATTTAGCCGACATTCCCTGGCCGGTGTATGATCATGAAGTTGCTGCAGAAGAGGAAATTACCATAGTTATTCAGATTAATGGAAAAGTAAGGAGCAGGATGGTCGTCCCCGCGGATGAGGACGGTGAAAAGATCAAAGCCCTTGCCCTCAGCGATGAGAAGATTATCGGTTTCATTTCCGGCAAAAAAGTATTGAGGGAAATATATGTCCCCAAGAAGCTTGTCAATATTGTGGTTCAGTAA
- a CDS encoding LptE family protein — translation MSPRSLSILWFSNKHNRISHTRRAFFRFSGLTIIACLLPFILVLGCGYRFSPGGEHIDKNIRKIFVDNFSNRTSEANIENTFRSAFIDQFAISRRFTLVDSREKADAVFRGRIDSLTTSPLSYQKSNIAAEERLTATMELVFEEQGTKKIIWTNRNFSGTQDYAVPDLNTKETRRKDALIKLSNDTAERAYRLMMSGF, via the coding sequence ATGTCCCCAAGAAGCTTGTCAATATTGTGGTTCAGTAACAAACATAACAGAATTTCACACACGCGCCGTGCATTTTTTCGCTTCAGCGGATTAACGATCATTGCATGCCTTCTGCCATTTATTCTCGTCTTAGGCTGCGGCTACCGCTTCAGTCCCGGCGGAGAACATATCGACAAAAACATCCGGAAAATTTTCGTAGACAATTTTTCCAACAGGACCAGTGAGGCCAATATCGAAAATACCTTCAGGAGTGCCTTTATCGATCAATTTGCCATAAGCAGAAGGTTCACTCTTGTTGACAGCCGAGAAAAGGCGGATGCCGTATTCAGGGGCAGGATAGACAGCCTCACAACTTCTCCTCTTTCTTATCAAAAAAGTAACATTGCTGCGGAAGAGCGTTTAACCGCAACAATGGAGCTCGTCTTTGAAGAGCAGGGCACCAAAAAAATTATCTGGACCAACAGAAATTTTTCGGGAACCCAGGACTACGCCGTTCCCGACCTGAACACGAAAGAAACAAGGCGAAAAGACGCCCTTATCAAGCTGTCGAATGATACAGCCGAAAGGGCATACAGATTAATGATGTCGGGCTTTTAA
- the rpsT gene encoding 30S ribosomal protein S20, which yields MATHKSAEKRSRQNEQKRMRNASAKSSVKTQVKSVVRAVETKDKASSETALAKAIPAIDKAASKGVFHKKTASRKISRLTKKVNALQG from the coding sequence TTGGCTACACATAAATCCGCAGAAAAAAGAAGCAGGCAGAACGAACAAAAACGTATGAGAAACGCCTCGGCAAAATCGAGCGTTAAGACACAAGTAAAATCGGTGGTAAGGGCAGTTGAAACAAAGGATAAGGCAAGTTCGGAAACTGCTCTTGCCAAAGCCATACCGGCAATCGATAAAGCAGCTTCTAAAGGCGTATTTCATAAAAAGACGGCTTCGCGGAAGATATCGAGATTAACCAAAAAGGTAAATGCCCTTCAGGGATAA